GCGGCGCCATCTCTCTCGGCGACTATGACAAGGGCGAATATGACATCGGCGGAACCTATTTTTCGGTCCGCGGAGGCGAGATCATCGGAAGAACCAACGAGGCGAGAGGCGAGGAAGACCCTTTCCCGGATCAGACCTATCTCGCAAAGTGGGATGCCGCCGACGGATCACTCGATCAGAAGGGTGCTTCCATTCCCGGCCTTATCGGCCAGAACGGGGCGGGTACGTTCGACTGGGGTGGATTCACGGCCGTCAATACGATGCAGGATTCGACCGGCATCTACGTCGTCGGCCGCATCAATGATTCCACCTGGCAGGTCTCCAAAATCGATCCCGAAACGCTGAGCCCGATCGAATCCAAGACCTTCGCGGCCGGCGGGCTCGGCTACGGTTTTGCCGTCGACGGCACGTTCTTCTTCGGCGATTCCTCCAGCAGCGAGCATATCGGCACGGCCTTCGACTTCGAAACCGGGGTCAAGACAACGGTCGACGTCAACATCGCCATACCGGGAGACGACTTGATCACCAACGTGGTCTATGACTCAGCGGCGGATAATCTCTACATCACCAACACCGGGATCGACGAAATCTCCGTGGTGCACAATATCTCGGACATACTCTTCGCCTGACGGTCTTTGCTGGCCGAATGCCAACGCCGCCCCGCCCGTTTTCCACAGGGCGTGGCGGCGTTTATCCACTCAGTGCCGTGGTGAACAGAGCAGCATAACAGTGGCCACTTACTGCAGCGTGCGCGTCTGGATCTGTTCGGCGGCGTGAGGCGCGGATGCAGGTGAGGACTGCCTTCCAGACCGGTCGCCACCACCGAAACGCGGAACTTGCCGTCGAGGCTGCGGTCGAAGATCGCCCCGACGTATGCAGTCTTACCGTTCCGGATAAGGCCGCTCTTCAGCCAGTACGAGGCGTCTCCGGCTGTCCCGGCAGCAAGAGCGGCGGGCCGTGTGGAACATGGATGGCGGCCGACGCCTTCAGCCGGCCGCGTGGACCGGTTTCGGCCGATGATTTGGAACCATGATCCCGCCGTACTGTTTAACTGGAAGGCGCGGAAGCGCCGATAACGGGGATGCCGATTGCCAGCCAACCCGGTAATGACGATCGGCCTTTCGGTTCGCCTATGGAGGAACACGACATGCAAACGACCCGATCGAAACAACTGGCGGACGAATACCTGCGGCTTGGCGGTAAACGGCTGGCCAAGATCGATGACAATATTGTCAAGATCCGCCACTGGGATGATGACACGCCGGAGGCCGAGGCCTTCTGGCAGAAGCACATTGAGCCGTTGGATGACAAGCGCCGCGTAGAGGTCGAAACGCACCTTCCCACGATCAACGACAGGTGATCGCGAATCAACGACCGGTGATCGCGGCGATTCCCGGGGCGCAGGACATTGAAGCACGACAGCGCCGCGCGTCTGAAAAGACGTGGCAGGCTGTCGTGCTCGGATATGTCGCGCCGCTGCGCTTACTGCAGCGTGCGCGTCTGAACCTGCTCGGCGGCGTGAGGCGCGGATGCGGGCAGCGGGCTGCCTTCCAGGCCGGTTGCCACCACTGAGACACGGAACTTTCCGTCGAGGCTGCGGTCAAAGATCGCGCCGACGACGATATCGGCGTCTTCCTGCACTTCGTCACGAATGCGGCTTGCCGCCTCGTCCACTTCGAACAGCGTCATATCCGAACCACCGGAAATCGAGATCAGCACGCCCCTGGCGCCCCGCATCGAGATGTCGTCCAGAAGCGGGTTGGCAATTGCTGCTTCCGCCGCCTTCATCGCGCGGCTCTCACCGGAGGCTTCGCCAGTGCCCATCATGGCGCGGCCCATGCCTGACATGACCGACTTCACGTCGGCGAAATCGAGGTTGATCAGGCCTTCCTTGACGATCAGGTCGGTAATGCAGCCGACGCCGGCATAGAGCACGCGGTCGGCCGTCATGAAGGCATCGGCGAAGGTGGTTTTTGCATCGGCGATGCGGAAAAGGTTCTGATTGGGAATGACGATGACCGTATCGGCCGCCTGGCGAAGCGCCTCGATGCCGATTTCCGCCATCCGCATGCGGCGGTTGCCTTCGAAGGTAAAGGGCTTGGTGACGACGCCGACCGTCAGGATGCCGGCGGCACGCGCAGCGCGGGCGATGACCGGTGCAGCACCCGTGCCCGTTCCACCGCCCATGCCGGCGGTGACGAAACACATGTGCGAGCCGGCCAGGTGATCCATGATCTCATCGAGCGACTCTTCGGCAGCCGCATGGCCGACCTCAGGCAGCGAACCGGCGCCGAGACCCTCCGTCACATTCGCGCCAAGCTGGATGCGGCGCGTCGCTTTGGAGGTGGCGAGCACCTGGGCGTCGGTGTTTGCGGCGACGAATTCGACGCCCGCCAGCTTTTCCGCGATCATATTGTTGATCGCATTGCCGCCACCGCCACCGACGCCAATGACTGTAATATGCGGCCGTAGTCCCGAAATGCCGCTCTTGGCGTCCGTCATCGCGCTCTCCTTTGATGCTTCGTTCATGCCCACCCTCGTTTGCGGACGGCGAATCGTGCGTCAGGATACGCGAGCAACAAGGCAGAGGCGAGGCGAAAGACGCCTCGCAGGGAGCGGTTATCGGGAAGGGGGCTTGGTTGCAGCTTTGAGGGAGGGAGTGTTACGCCGGGAGCTGAGAATTACGCTTCAGGGATAGGTCGCGAAAGCAGCCTTGCGCCAAAAGCGGGCATCCCATCGAGACAAAACGCTATCGTGCGTTTCCAGCCCCCATCGGCGAGGTGGCGGCCGTGACAGGACTCCCTTACGCAAACCGGACCGCTGTTCTCGCGCGCGTCTTTGCGACGACTTCCTCGCGATCGCGAGCCTAACCGCGGTGGAAAGCGCAAAACTGGAAGACGCAGAAGCGCCGATGGCAGGACGCCGATCGCAGGACAGCCGGGCCTATCCCGGCAATGACGATCGGTCGCTAGGGAAACGCGTCAATGAAGTTTTGGTACACGATATAGAAGTGTTCACCAACCTTGCTGACGCTGAAAGGCCAGTCCGAACCAGGATAGAGATTGACGCATTCTTTCTTTTCCAAGCACAATTTTTGGGTTCGCTGTTGCCAGGCGGCGGATTGCTCGCCGCTGGGCAGGGCAATCTCATCACTCTCATCGTACACAAGCGTCGTGGATGTTATCGCCTTGAACATACTGTCCAATGCAAATGTCCTGAATCGCGGCTCACCGCTCGTCACATCGGTTCGTTCGATCTCTGCCAGATACGCTTGCTTGTTCAAAGCAAATCGAACGCTGTCGGGCGTTATGCCGGTAACAGCAACGATGTAAATAATGACTAGCCACGGAAGGGGCGTGATCAAGAGCGACACGACACGCCACCAGCGCCGCCGCGCCAAGTTGATGCAGATGGAACCGGCGATGGCGATCACGGTCAGCGCGAGAGTGATAAGGCCGATGGTCCACCAGTCCCATTTGGGGGCCAGCCACCATAGCCAGTTTTGCGCCAGGTACGGCAAAAACCAGATTGCATATGTCCACGTAAACTTGTCATCACGTTTTTCCGACTCTGCCACGTTTAGCTACCGGTCATTTTTTGATTCCCTGATCAACAATAACACGCAGGATAGATGGCGGTTTGAAGAAGAGGGGTGGCACTGATGACCTATCTGAAACACGGCCTGCTGATCGCGGCCGTGATGCTGGTGGCAACGATGACATCCCTGCGTCAGGTCGATGCCGCTGAGTGCGAGCAGGAAACCTTCGAAGAGGCGGGATATGTCGTCTGTACTGTAGACGCTGACAAAGCCGACCTCAGATTGTTCTGGAAGAACGCCGATACGGCCAAGCCCTCCGCCGGCCAGGTCCCGAATTTCTACAAGAAGCAGAACGGCGTATTCTCTATCGGTGACGCGGGCGCTTCGATACTGCCGACCGATGAATTTCTGAAGCGTAGGCAGAGTGCCCGCTTCTCCACCCAGTCCGGCCCGATGCTCGTCATCGGCAACGGGCTGAACCCGATCTTCATTCCCCGGCTCGACGGACCGAACCCGCCAGAGCGCTGTGGGAACCTGCAGCGACGGAGCGGTTCGCTTCGCGATCAGTGAAGACGGGGTGAATTTCCACGACTTCGCGCGGCTTTTCCGCGACCGTCTGAAATGCCCCGATGCCCTGTTTCTGGATGGCGGGTATGGGCCTATGTTTGGCGTGGTGGGTTGACGGCAGTTGCGGGAATGCGGCTTGTCCCCGAAACGGCCGGCTGGCGGATGCGACGGTCAGTAGGGCTGATTCTGGGCTCTTTTCGAAGAAGTGGATCGATGGTCCCTAAAATCGACGGGTGTCAATGGGACGATTTGGATATTGGGTGCGCAGCCTATCTTGAGAGTACTGTAAAGGCCGTTTTGTACGAAGCAACAATTATGAGAATCGTCTGATAAGTTGTATTGCTTGCGGCATGCGCTCTTTGGCAATGCGGAAGCAGAATTACTATCTGGACGGAAGATGTGTCTTTTGCCGAAAATCGTTTACGCAGGCAGAACTCACTGACGAGCACATCATCCCCGAAGCTATCAATGGCTCCTTGGTGATACGCCACGGTTCCTGCAAGGAATGCGCTACGCGCTCCAATCAAGAATACGAGAACCAAGCGCTCAATGTCGACCTTAAAGTCCCCAGGGTGCTATTAGGTCTCCGTGGCAAGTCGAAAGGTAGCGGACCGCGCGACGCGCGACATATGCCTGAGGTCTTTGCGGGCGATTCAGTGATGGGCGGGGAGGGAAAACGGCTTGATTTCCCGATAGAGGACTACCCGAAACACTTCTCGCTAGTGCAGTTTAGCCAGGCGGGGCTCTTAGTTGGAATAGATCGAGGGGCTACTCTTGTTAGTCCACGGGTGGCGTTCTTCAACTTGGGGGGCAACGGCCTCGAAAATGTCAGGACTAGGGTTCCGTTTATCATTGGTCCGTTCGCAATGATGATTGCAAAAATTGGCTATTGCTATGCGATGGCCGAATACGGCGATGATTATTTCGATGCCACGGATATCCGGGCGCTTTTGATGGGAACGCGTGATGACGTTTACAACTTTGTTGGCAACGTAGAGAATCCCGAAAGGTTATCGACACGGCATCTTCACGGTCTGTATTTCCGTCGCAGGGCGGAATGGTTGACGGTCTTGGTTCACCTATTTGCTTCCTGTCACTCGCAGCAAGGCACGAATATTTGTAATCCGTACGAGGTCGTAGTCGGGAGAGCGTTGTGACAAATGATGAGAACCCAAAAGATGGTGATCACTCCGCAGCACTTTCACCTTCTATCGAACCAGCCAAAATCCTACCGCTCCGACCCCACCGCCACCGGCAAACATAACACACACCGCAACCCCACCGCCCCAGTCGCCTCCAGCACCAGTGACCCACCATACAACCCCGCCAGCTCGCTCACGATACTCAGCCCAAACCCATTGCCCGGCACATGTTCGTCCTCTCGCACGCCGGGCAGTAGCACG
The nucleotide sequence above comes from Rhizobium indicum. Encoded proteins:
- the ftsZ gene encoding cell division protein FtsZ, which produces MTDAKSGISGLRPHITVIGVGGGGGNAINNMIAEKLAGVEFVAANTDAQVLATSKATRRIQLGANVTEGLGAGSLPEVGHAAAEESLDEIMDHLAGSHMCFVTAGMGGGTGTGAAPVIARAARAAGILTVGVVTKPFTFEGNRRMRMAEIGIEALRQAADTVIVIPNQNLFRIADAKTTFADAFMTADRVLYAGVGCITDLIVKEGLINLDFADVKSVMSGMGRAMMGTGEASGESRAMKAAEAAIANPLLDDISMRGARGVLISISGGSDMTLFEVDEAASRIRDEVQEDADIVVGAIFDRSLDGKFRVSVVATGLEGSPLPASAPHAAEQVQTRTLQ
- a CDS encoding HNH endonuclease; this translates as MRKQNYYLDGRCVFCRKSFTQAELTDEHIIPEAINGSLVIRHGSCKECATRSNQEYENQALNVDLKVPRVLLGLRGKSKGSGPRDARHMPEVFAGDSVMGGEGKRLDFPIEDYPKHFSLVQFSQAGLLVGIDRGATLVSPRVAFFNLGGNGLENVRTRVPFIIGPFAMMIAKIGYCYAMAEYGDDYFDATDIRALLMGTRDDVYNFVGNVENPERLSTRHLHGLYFRRRAEWLTVLVHLFASCHSQQGTNICNPYEVVVGRAL